A single region of the Nicotiana sylvestris chromosome 6, ASM39365v2, whole genome shotgun sequence genome encodes:
- the LOC138870934 gene encoding retrovirus-related Pol polyprotein from transposon TNT 1-94, whose amino-acid sequence MDSGCLKHMTGNTTDFLLLKALQRGSVSFGNGKKGYILGVEKVGKSLTHSIENVYYVNGLKYSLLSVSQICDKGNKSGDLSCLKAVDDDVELWHRRLSHASFSLLNKLIQKDLVHSLPMSQFKMQKVCDACARGKHVKSSFKSKRDVITLKPLELLHMDMCGPMRVQSREGKRYIFVIVDDYSRFTWTLFLRTKDETVEVFVAFVKKIQVKMESRVQNGVVERKNRTLEEMARTMLIDSGVAKNFWVEAVNTACYLVNRCMI is encoded by the exons atggatagtggatgtTTGAAACACATGACTGGGAATACCACAGACTTTCTTTTACTAAAAGCCCTGCAaagagggagtgtatcctttggcaatggcaaaaaaggatacattcttggagttgaaaaagttgggaagtcgctcactcattctattgaaaatgtaTACTATGTCAATGGGCTTAAGTACAGTCTTCTGAGTGTttctcaaatctgtgataaaggaaacaag agtggtgatctgagttgcctgaaagctgttgatgatgatgttgaactATGGCACAGAAGACTGAGTCATGCAAGCTTTTcccttctgaacaaactaattcagaaggacctggtccatagtctgcctatgtcacaattcaagatgcaaaaagtctgtgatgcctgtgctaggggaaaacatgtgaagtcctcctTTAAGTCTAAAAGAGATGTGATCACCTTAAAGCCTCTTGAGCTTCTGCATATGGATAtgtgtggacctatgagggtgcaaagcagagaaggaaaaagatacattttcGTAATTGTGGatgactattccagattcacatggactctatTTCTCAGAACCAAAGATGAAACTGTTGAAGTgtttgtggcctttgtgaagaaaattcaggtgaagatggagtctagagtt caaaatggagtagtagaaaggaaAAACAggactctggaagaaatggcaagaacaatgttgaTTGACAGTGGAgttgcaaagaacttctgggttgaagctgtcaacactgcctgctacttagtgaacaggtgcatgatttGA